The nucleotide sequence CAGCAACACAAACAGGAATACCAGCGTGCGTTCGAGCCAGCCGATCCAGGCCCCGGCGCCCGGCGTCTGCGGGCTATCCTCGCCGTCCATTGCGCGATGCAGCCGATGAAAGCCAGCCATCAACAACGCGAGCATCAGATCGCCGACCCGGGTCGCCAGCCAGAAGCCGCCGACCAGCGCAAAGCCGATCGGTATGAGGCGCACATGTGCAGTACTCAGAACAGCGGTCCAGAAACCCTGCGCGAAGGCCTGCGGCCAGAGCAGGCTGGCGAGCCCCATGAACAGCAGATGACCGACCTGGTCGACCGCGAACAGCTGCAGCGGCCCGAACGGCGCTGCGGCCGCTCGGGCCTCGATGCACGGCTGGATCTTCACGGCATCGAGCGCGGCATGCGAAGCGACGACCAGCGCCACCGCCGCCCACGCGCCGAGCGACGCGGCGCCAAGGGCGAGCACCGAGAACACGCCCACCCAAACGATATGCAGCGTGAACACGGCCGGTTGTCGTTTGGCCGCGATCATCCCGCGTGTCTGGGCGACGAAATCGGCGGCC is from Salinisphaera sp. LB1 and encodes:
- a CDS encoding DUF3307 domain-containing protein, translated to MLETLIALLFAHAAADFVAQTRGMIAAKRQPAVFTLHIVWVGVFSVLALGAASLGAWAAVALVVASHAALDAVKIQPCIEARAAAAPFGPLQLFAVDQVGHLLFMGLASLLWPQAFAQGFWTAVLSTAHVRLIPIGFALVGGFWLATRVGDLMLALLMAGFHRLHRAMDGEDSPQTPGAGAWIGWLERTLVFLFVLLGQFNAIGFVIAAKSILRFQYAREPRVSEIVIIGTLASFGWAIIVALLTHAALIALWPRTG